Genomic segment of Populus nigra chromosome 6, ddPopNigr1.1, whole genome shotgun sequence:
TCTCGGGCTCGGTCCATATAATGTTGTTGAACTTGTCTTTCTGAATCTTTTTAGCACTAGTGCTGTCCTGGTTGTTGTTGTGCCTTTGAGTTGCTACTGCAATATGCTCAACTGACGATGACAGTCCCGATCCTTTCTCTGCATGTTTCTTCAAGGCTTCCATTAATGCAGTATCTCTAGATTCAATCCATGCTCTCTCTTTAGCCCAAAATTCATGTTCCCGATCGAACCGAGCCAACTCTTGCTTTGTCCACTCTTCCTCTCTACACATTCTCTCATACTCTCTATCTTCAATGGTCTTCAACATTTTCTCCATCCAGGCATCTTGTTTCTCCATCAACTTCCTCATCTGTGAGTCCACAAAGTCCTCAACTTTTGTTCTCCAACTCTTTTTAGGCCCTGCAAGACTTTGACTCTCATTTACCCCTTTCTGCTTTTCCGTTGATCGGTTCATCATGTTGTAAGCAATAGCTGAAAGGTCATCATCATTGTTTTCTGACGAGGAAGTCTCAAATTCAGACGTGTTGGAGAAACTCAGACTTTCACTATGCTTGTTTTCTTGAAATGTTTCTTGACTTTCTTGGTTGATGGTGTTGCTCAATGGAGTTTGATAAAGAAGAGTGTTGTTTGCAAAATGGGTTTCCGAGGCTGGAGCTTGGTTGCTGGGTTCTCCATAAAGGGCTTCAAGCTGTCTAAAGAACCTGTAGTGCTTCCCATCTTGTCTCCCAGCTTTACCTTCCTTGGTCTTCTTGTAGTACTTGTACAAGTTCTCAAACTTCTCTCTACATTTCTTGCCACTTCTCTGATACCCATGTTCCTCGGCCATGATCCTGATTATCAGCAAAGTCAAAGTGACTCAATATTACTACTAGAATAAGAAACAGTATTATATGTAAAAACAGGCAGACAAGTACAAATTTCGAAGTAAAGAAAAACCTAGGTAGAAATTTCGTGTCTGTCTATACTAATAATACTAtcacacaaaaacaaatccttattaattagtttattgaccatcattttttagtaattaaagcattaaatagtcaAAAACATTCTTCTTGGCATGTAATTAATGAAGATCCCACCAACTAAGTTATGATCTTGTCTCTCTTTAACTTCATTAACTAGTTATTTCTACCTCTCTcaaaggaggaggagggggaagaagaagaagaagaagagattagCTAGCTAGCACTTCCAATACCCCAATTGCTCCCAGGAAGTTCATAACAGAAACTTAATTAGGAAAGAGATTATGATATCAAAAACCAGTAAATGGCCATTAAAAGGAAATCACAAAATGATCTCAAGAGAAGATAATATCAAATAAGCAATTcaaattgattcaaattaagCTTGAGCCCTTGacacaatgaaaagaaaagaaagaaaaaatccatATTGTTCACTTCATGACAAAACCAAATTAGGGTTTCCTAATCCAGTATCAGCGCGCAATGCAAGAAGTAGCTAGCTAGAATAAGAAATactaaaaggaaaaggatatTACACAAAAGGATTCGGTAGAATTTATATggcatgaaaaaaagaaagcatagTACCTAGAAACCTCATCCCATAATGGACCTTTTTGATTAGCCTCCTTGAACCTGGAATCGAGCCTAGATCTGATCTCAAGAAGTGTAAGAGTCTCTTGTCTTGGCCATCTACTATTATTGCCTCCATCATTTCCAATCCACCCAGCAGCAGTAGCATTTTCCATTTCTACTCCGTATAGTGTACCAGCACCAGCTGAACTGCTAGTCCCAATTGTAGCACTAGTTATAGTATTATTAGTAATAATATTAGTGGCATTGGTGCAATAATGATCATGATGACGCCCGCCAAGCTTGACTAAACCACTAGGCAACATTGCTTCATGACCAACCATAATGGACTCAAAGTGGTGTGTTTGTGGTACAAGATTCCTACTTTGAACAAAGAATGGCTCGTTACCTTGCTGGGTTCCTTGAAAATGAGCTCTTCCGGCCACCAGTTGCCGGAGATCTGGCAGTCCGTACTGGTGGTGGTGTTCACTCATTTCCTGCTACTTCTACAACCCTCCCCCTAGGTTTTGAAACCAAGAAAATCTTACAgacagagaaagaaaaggagaaagagagattttttttctcttttgttggggggcttaaaattataaagctagATGAATGGATAAATTTGGAACTTTGTTCTTGGGGAGACAGGATCCGAGTCTACCGCACCTTTTCATCACTGCtacttcatttgttttttttttttttttgttgaaacacTGCTACTTCATTAATCTTTCTCTTTCTCCCTGTCTTTCTATctagaaagagaaggagaacATTACGTAATGTGTATGGACCAACTAGATTGTGACAAATGTCAAAGAATTACACGAGGATGATAACCCACTATTCGAGCTCTGATCAGATGACGCGTGTACAGTGTTTTGGATTTGACCTTTTGACCGACCATTTTGCTTCCTGTCCTTAACATGATCATCAGTTTGGTGCCCTAGAAGAAGCCATATGGCTTGCTGGCTCAACCCTCCGACTGTTGGTTCGGGTACtaacttatattttgcttgctACTACTAACttatattttgggtttgaattatctaaaaaattaaggttataaaaaagattttttttgtaaatactactttaataattaaacttataaatatatatagtataGTATAGTATAGTATAGTATAGTAGATTCACACATTCCAATCTTTGCAAGTTTAGTGGTGGGTCAATCTCTCTTGTTCGTCATCATTGGTTAAGTTATTGATTCAAAAGTCAACACTCTTTAGATTTAACCATACCGGAGTGAGAAAGTTTAACTTGAATTTAGGCTATGTTTGTTAATGCCATCTATAAAGTATTTAATAATTGTTGTGTAGATAATgataatgttttatattatttaatttatttaatcatgagTAAATTCTGTATACAAAGCATCTAATATATGACCGCGTTTAGAAAACGctagtattttatattatttagttttttctcgtatcatcattatatataatattaaacatacattaagaataaaatattatatatattttcattcaaaacttttattgccgcaattaatatatatctgaAATGAAATGCTAGCTGTGTATGGAACTAGAAATTTTGGCAGTGCATGGTGCATTGTGATATTGATTAAGAAGCAGTAAAAAGAAATTGTATGAATGTCTTGggaggaagagaaagagaaaggtaTGTTCTTTTTTCATGCTTGCCCACCACACCTCAACACACACTTAGAATCTTGCGTCACTGACCAGTGACCATATATATGAAGAGGATCCAAGCAAAGGTAGAGAGATACGAGCAGCATGCAGAAAGTTCCTGCCATGAGGAGGGCATGATGTGAACCTTTTAATTCCTTCCTCGGTATAACCACACAATAAAAATTGCAactagttaatatatatatatatatatatatatatatatcttaaaaaattggaattaattaaaagaaaagtgtaaccttcaaattaattattctttattgTTGAGGGAAAATTTTAGACTTTATATACGCCTTCTGCTTTTGTATAAATCCAATAATCTTTTTTAGTCTCGTTActaattaaatacatgttaaCGGGGTATTTATATTACAATGcataatgaatatatatatatatatatatatatatatatatatatatatatatatatagagagagagagagagagaggttgcgACATGGAAATAGGGtaattaagataaaatcaaaactagCCTTAATGTTTTACTCTAATTTTAATacataatctaatattaaaacaaaataaaaataattatattgaatttgaaatgttatgctatttttatttaatactcATATTTTATATGATGAAGACAcggtttcttttaaaaataataataaaaataaaaatcactggTGACTAGTGTGAGAAAATGCTAgatgttttgtaattttatctcattatatatatatatactgcaaGATATTAATGAACaacataaataacaataattgagAGTTAATATCTAATCATAGCTATTTTAAACCATTGAAgtaagatattaaattttttaaaaaaaaaactctcaacaCTTCGTTTGAGTTCAGAAATCCACTATAAAATCTAAGGGTGCAAAACGGGTTTGGGTCTGCATATTAAAGGATGGTTACTGTAGATCCCAGTactattaaaaaagaagaaaaaaacttttcttttattgataaatatctCGATTACTTTGCGTACTCGACTAGAAAGGCAACGTCTTTcctcatttcattaatttctaaTTCCCTGATAGAATTAAAActacaacttttaaaaaaattcataattttaatcCCAGTAACTTTTATAGGCTGTAATTCAAGTTAATTACTCaaatttaactaaattaatcaatattaaaattcaacCAAATGTGATCGGTGGGGTAAGCATCAAgaaaggaggggggggggggcaatttATAATAGTGGCCTCACActcaaaaaaacctaaaaccttATTTGTCTTGTTCATGTGTCAACAAGAAGTGAGTTGTCCCTGAATCTCTTATATCATCCATGTTTCTCACGTAAGATTGGAAGAGCAAAGAATCTGAATCACCTCCTAAGACACTTGTCAGACCTGGTTACTTACCCCAGACGTTGCTGACCCTATCGAAGTGAAGTGACATCCCTTcagtattgtttttctttaaaaaaaaaaatatatatatatatatatatccaaaaaaGAGCCAGCAAATTTGGAGGTCAGCTAGCTTAAGCAGTCAATTATTACTGAACCAGGCCACGATGAGATCATTCTCATGGAGGTTCTGTCACTGACGACTTCTCTTGAACAATTTTGCATTCAACTTGCTGCATGCTACGTACGTACTAGAATATGAATATTCAATAATGTAAGTTTCACGCGACAATGTTAAGTACAGTTTTTTACACAGTGAATAAGTCTTTACTGATATTATAttggttaatttattaattagattGAGATATTTTTCACCAATCAATGGAATTTgtgtttaaatgtttcaaaacagtttttaaaaatgtgtgtttgaaccatttttatatttttatagtatcactgcatatttttaagaataagcTAGTTCACACATgcatgcattaattttttttatataattaatcaatattatATTCTGAATCATAGGTTAAGCATGCCTTGGCCAAAGCTCAAGTCTTcgatttcaaattgaattttgatctAGTTAAATGAagttaattttagattatttttttctaaaaacacaGCCTAAATCTCGAGTTATATTCTAAATTAGCTTCTCAGATTAGACCGAATTTAATATCTGTGATCATAGCTGAATTTTTATCCGATTCATGATTTCGGTGCATCATCCGACTTTTCATTATTATAGCTggattttttacttatttttacaaaatttaatgtttctatattaaaaaaaaaaaaaaaacgatttgaGCACTCATTGCAATGATGCAAAAGAACTGTGGTGGCCAATAAGAGAACGAAAAACTGTCTTGCATAAAGATGGATGTCCTGGAATGCTTTTAAAGGCAATCTTGAAGGCATACTAGCTAGGTGAAgcaatttttttgtaattaaaaggcACTGAAAGAATGAATGTTGATTGTCAAAGATCATATCTGACCTGGAAGATATAATAAAGCAAATGATTAAAGTTATGAAAATGATTTGGGTGGGTGGATTTATTGGTAAGATGGGAGACCTTGTCATCCATGAAGGGAAGATGGGTTTGTCTATGCCTAAAAGGGTAATTGTGTGGATCCTCATTTCATATAGCTGGACATCACAAACACATCATGTCAAACTATTGTACGAACAAGTTGAGAATGTGGTGGGGTTCCTGATTTGGAAATGGACTGGCTGGTGATGGATCGGATGTAGACTATGGAGATCTGCATATTGATtctgagagagaagaagaagaagaagaaaaggggagGGTCCTTTTTCTAAGACTATCATTGGATAATCTCTTGTTTTGCCTTTTGCCACCCGATTCTCTTGATGAGTTTTACATGCATTGGACGGCTCAAATGCAACGgtaacaagaagaagaaaaaaagatgaagaaaaggtCATGATATTAGGAAATTACAGAAATGcagtagatatatatatatatataaagaagggTACCTTTTGGAAGTAGTAAGAAACAGAAAGGTGCCCAAGACTCCACTGGTCTTGAGTCTTAACCTAGCTGTGCCCTAATTAACCATCGGAGCTGTGGAGGAGAGGCCAGTACTTGGATACAAAACGGAAAGTGTATATTGTCGAAAGCAAAAGACAATATTGATGTACTAGAAAGGCAAAGGATTTTCACTCGGTCGAAAGCCTAGGCCCCTAGCGGGGCTTGTGCCAACCTATGACATccttttcttgtcttttctcgacaaaaaaaactatcatataAAACTAGGGATTGTAATACAAGCTGGTTTTGTGTTTGAAATACGGAACCAAATGCAACTGGAGTTTTGAGAATTGGGGAAGGGGGGGTGGGCCATTCCCCTATCCTATTTCATAGCCCAAGACCCATTTGATATTCCAttggttaatatatataaaccttcAATGCGATTTCTAGTGGACAAAACACATCAATGTCATGAAGCAAATTAAGTTTAGGTCTTTAACATTGCTAAATTGCTAGATGCCATACCTTTTTGCCTTCTATGCGAACATGAAATGCCCCACAACTCCATTGGAAAAGTATGCATTATATAACCTTTATTGCTCAAACACCTTCAAAGGACCGCATAGCGCAGTGGATTAGCGCGTTTGACTTCGGATCAAAAGGTCGTGGGTTCGACTCCCACTGTGGTCGGTTTcaagttattttcattttttatctatttttttttattattaaccaggaatcaataaaaaaaaaaactgttctaAAGAGTTGTACGTTatattttccaactttttttattttttttaattcgatatGCCATTGATAAAATGTTAGGGCTTGTTTTTTCCCTGCACCCACAAATCCCTTCATTTTCAAGAACCACTCTTCTCCATCCCCAACCCACTCTCCCTCCTGCTTCTTTCCCTCTCAAAATCTCCAAGAAAACCCATCCAAGACTCGTTTTTGCACAAACCAACAACAATAACGACCCAATTCAAGAACCCAAAGAAccagaacaagaaaagaaaaatgggtCTTCCAATAACAGTGGCGGTGGTTATGATTTGAAGCAAGATCAGCCACCTCCCTTATTCGATATCAAGTGGGGTGATTTGTTACTGAACCCAGATCCCGATAACATCTTGGCCGTTGGATTAACTGGTTTGTTGTCCTGGGCTAGTGTTCAAGTTCTTTGGCAGCTTTTCGTTATCGCTTTGGCTATTCTTGTTGCTGCTGTTAAGTACTCTTTCATTGCTGCTCTCCTTATTTTCATCCTCATTACTCTTCTTTGAGGGTATTTTACTCCTCCTTGGAGTCTTTCTTGATGGTtgtaataatttattgaattttatatttggcATGCGTTATTGGTTCTTGGGAATTTACTGGCAGAAATTATTGTCTTTCGTTTTCTGTTGTTGAACCATACAATGCTTTATGGTTGAAGTTGCTTTTATATATCATTGGAGAGGTTATGTAGCTCCTTGAACTTGTCCCACTTGTTCAAGTACTATGTTATTTAATGAATTATTGAATGGAGATGCAGAATCCATGTAGCTGATTTCAACTTGTTTGGAGCTAAGATTTACTAAAATCTGGGTGGAGCCAAGTTGTATCCTAGCTACTTGTTTCAATATGGTGTCACGAAGTTTGTCTAAAGAAGGAACATCAGTAACTTATTCCAGCACTGCACTTTCCTTTTGATGGGTTGCTTCCTTGGTTAAATTTGGGTAAAGAAGTTTAATGTCAGAACTTTTTTTGTGATCACTTCCTCAATAGTAGAGAGATGGACACAAGAGTAAATGCAGCTCTCTTTAGTAGTTATAGCTTAAACACCATAAAATCTCTTAAGAAAGTATACAGATTTTTCGTTTCACCATTGCGTTCAGTATAATTAGCTTTACCTGAGAAGAGTTTGAATCCTGTGTATGATCAATTCTATGTGGCAATGTTAATTGTCGTGTGTTGTCGTGTGTCTTCGAATGAATTAGTTGCAAACgaatgggaaaaaagaaaaaaagaacctGAGCAGGTAAAAGAAAGGTCCAAGAAGCAGAAAGTTGGTTATAATGTGGGAAAGTCGTCTGCTAAAAGCAACACTACTTCTCTGTTGTCATGGGTCAAAttgtgaacaaaaaaatattcaattggcGATGTTCCCTCGCAGATAATCGGTATGAAGACGCGCAATTGCAAACGATCTGCACGCCCATGTAGAGATAGGTGTGTCGTCTGGTGCTGCAATCTACCGTCTCAAGTTTGCTCGGTGCCTTCAAGCAGAGCATAACTGGAAGACACTTTTATCATGTGAATTCCCAAGCATCCATAACTGTTGAACATCTCCACTCTAATCTGCTATGTGAGGCTCGCAGGCGACAGGAGCTGGGCTATGAACTATCTTTTAAATGGTAAGATACCATCTGTCATGCTTTACGAAATAATCCTGCTGAGGCAGATGGATTGCAACACTAACGGTTTGTCAGTGTTGTCAATTTGAACAGTAAAGCCAAGAGGCGAGGGaggtcccccccccccccccccaccccccacccccccttttattttttttgattcgTAGCTTGTATGCCAAAAACACTATGGAAAAAGAGAATGAGCAGTAGCCAGAAATGATATCAGTGGGAAACAACCAAAAAGAAGCAAGGGATATTCGGAACAAGActgaattcaaataaaataaaacccacACAAAATTTCTACTTTGACATTAAATAATCCTAGCATCATCGACTAGTGGATTGTTAGGATACGATTTGTGAAAAAACAGCTATAACATATAGAAGCAAAAGGTCAGATACAGGCTTCCATGTCTACATTCAGAAACTTCTCCAAACAGCTGGATTCACAATTTGAGATGGCAATATACTCTTGCATCACAGTCCTCCCTTACTTCCTTTTCTCGTTGACAA
This window contains:
- the LOC133696451 gene encoding uncharacterized protein LOC133696451; translated protein: MLGLVFSLHPQIPSFSRTTLLHPQPTLPPASFPLKISKKTHPRLVFAQTNNNNDPIQEPKEPEQEKKNGSSNNSGGGYDLKQDQPPPLFDIKWGDLLLNPDPDNILAVGLTGLLSWASVQVLWQLFVIALAILVAAVKYSFIAALLIFILITLL
- the LOC133696883 gene encoding trihelix transcription factor PTL-like, whose translation is MSEHHHQYGLPDLRQLVAGRAHFQGTQQGNEPFFVQSRNLVPQTHHFESIMVGHEAMLPSGLVKLGGRHHDHYCTNATNIITNNTITSATIGTSSSAGAGTLYGVEMENATAAGWIGNDGGNNSRWPRQETLTLLEIRSRLDSRFKEANQKGPLWDEVSRIMAEEHGYQRSGKKCREKFENLYKYYKKTKEGKAGRQDGKHYRFFRQLEALYGEPSNQAPASETHFANNTLLYQTPLSNTINQESQETFQENKHSESLSFSNTSEFETSSSENNDDDLSAIAYNMMNRSTEKQKGVNESQSLAGPKKSWRTKVEDFVDSQMRKLMEKQDAWMEKMLKTIEDREYERMCREEEWTKQELARFDREHEFWAKERAWIESRDTALMEALKKHAEKGSGLSSSVEHIAVATQRHNNNQDSTSAKKIQKDKFNNIIWTEPEILSFIQLRTSMESRFQESGYSNEGLWEEIAEEMASLGYDRSVDECKEKWESMNIYLNMTTESNKKRKDQDLRTNDYFQLLESYNGMNSSPSNSYLGTQVNDNSCFQVQINEGDQQQHLWNTNKFDLKLNKEKNQQVWHK